Proteins co-encoded in one Streptococcus parauberis NCFD 2020 genomic window:
- a CDS encoding DUF871 domain-containing protein: MGQLGISVYPSKSSMADMKGYIDLARKYGYTRLFTSMLEVADNAQETVETFKEIIHYGNENGLKTSLDVNPRLFKALDIAYNQLEVFNEMGIDALRLDEGFTGYEEAMLTHNPFGIKIELNISRGQHYIEMVNDFGPNRQLLIGSHNFYPQAYTGLSFDYFVETAKQYKNYNLETAAFIDSPDGKIGPWPLSDRMVSAEIQRDMSLAAQVSLLKMTGYIDDILISSSLLTEEDLKTVAESFKASLPILPVQLVEELTDLEKEILLNNQHLYRGDKSDYMIRSSQPRVTYKAHAIAPKNTVDIKRGMVTIGNDLAGQYKGELQIALQDRPNNGRQNVVASLPQENLALLDLLQVWYSFNFKET, encoded by the coding sequence ATGGGACAATTAGGAATTTCTGTTTACCCGTCCAAATCAAGTATGGCTGATATGAAGGGTTATATTGACTTGGCGCGCAAATATGGTTACACACGTTTATTTACGTCAATGCTTGAAGTAGCAGATAATGCCCAAGAAACAGTTGAAACCTTTAAAGAAATCATCCATTATGGAAATGAAAATGGGCTTAAAACTTCATTGGATGTAAATCCAAGACTCTTTAAAGCTCTTGATATTGCCTACAACCAATTAGAAGTCTTTAATGAAATGGGGATAGATGCGCTCCGTCTTGACGAAGGATTTACTGGTTATGAAGAAGCTATGCTAACACATAATCCATTTGGCATTAAAATTGAATTGAACATTTCAAGAGGTCAACATTACATCGAAATGGTTAATGACTTCGGACCCAACCGTCAACTCTTAATTGGCTCGCATAACTTTTATCCTCAAGCATATACAGGTCTATCCTTTGATTATTTTGTAGAAACCGCAAAGCAATACAAAAACTACAATCTAGAAACTGCAGCCTTTATTGATAGTCCCGACGGCAAAATTGGTCCATGGCCACTTTCTGATCGGATGGTTTCTGCAGAAATTCAAAGAGACATGTCATTGGCTGCTCAAGTTTCTTTATTGAAGATGACTGGTTACATTGATGATATTTTGATCTCATCATCACTCCTCACGGAAGAGGATTTGAAAACAGTAGCTGAAAGCTTCAAAGCAAGTCTGCCAATTCTACCAGTGCAACTTGTGGAAGAATTAACTGACCTTGAAAAGGAAATCCTCTTAAACAATCAACACCTCTATCGTGGTGATAAATCGGATTATATGATTAGATCAAGTCAACCAAGGGTGACCTATAAAGCACATGCTATTGCCCCTAAAAATACCGTCGATATTAAACGTGGTATGGTGACAATTGGTAATGATTTAGCTGGTCAATATAAGGGTGAGTTGCAAATTGCTTTGCAAGATCGGCCTAATAATGGACGACAAAATGTTGTTGCAAGTCTCCCTCAGGAGAATTTAGCACTTTTAGATTTATTACAGGTTTGGTATAGTTTTAATTTTAAAGAAACTTAG
- a CDS encoding PTS cellobiose transporter subunit IIA, which produces MTNEEVQMAAFEIILNSGNSRTTVHEAFAAMREGDYDKASELLEAANEELLLAHKAQTHLLQEYAGGTEITIEIIMVHAQDHLMTTMTLREVAIEMLELYKRIK; this is translated from the coding sequence ATGACAAACGAAGAAGTGCAAATGGCTGCATTTGAAATTATTTTAAATAGTGGAAATTCTAGAACTACAGTTCATGAAGCTTTTGCAGCTATGCGTGAAGGTGATTATGATAAAGCCTCAGAATTACTAGAAGCTGCTAATGAAGAATTACTATTAGCTCACAAAGCTCAGACTCACCTCTTACAAGAATACGCAGGTGGTACTGAAATCACAATTGAAATCATTATGGTTCATGCACAAGACCATTTGATGACAACAATGACGCTTCGTGAAGTTGCTATTGAGATGTTAGAATTGTACAAACGCATTAAATAA
- a CDS encoding BglG family transcription antiterminator — MLGQKEKLILQYLYQNRGEYVTSKVLAEHLKCSDRTVRTYIKSLLSFVTEEENINIISKQGYGYKLDLTEESAYLNLVSDNNIQVGTDNIDINDRHNFIINKLIFEQEDVFFEDLMDQLYVSRSTLSSDFKKIRNEFARYQLTIESRANKGVYVSGAEHNKRHFIMDYFYSGHFLKNIHQYIGDDFFKLPISFEELTIIVLDECRSQYLKLSDFVIQNLIVHIALAISRVKDGFQISELIIDNEKFKKEIGVATNIINRINRVTGTDFPDEEINYIALHLISESINSSHSDDLEIISLRQDLIDAANDIDLHYGYQFTQDFTFLEGLLKHLEVLLERVRNGVRLDNPLLEDIQKQYKEAFLVSRSLMSHLRYFKDFSLSDDEIAYVSLHILAGIERFHQNNKLNALVICATGYGSAQMLRMRLENELGRQLNIANLVGYYDITDENLEGIDVIISTIDLTNLVFSIPVFTVSVFLKDEEVKELKKHFISIESKQHGRGAESNQLEINEIFDHHFSEDAFMILHDCDKKTVLEKLVGAMDSKDIENYQISMRELIANRESMSTVIFDQDIAVPHPLKSLDREAKIGIAVIPEGIYWEEGFEKIKFVFLVSPSIYKNDGLAEMTKLIVNLTENPQTKQELLECHDFDCFKKILLTLK; from the coding sequence ATGTTAGGTCAAAAGGAAAAGCTTATCTTACAATACTTATACCAAAATCGAGGAGAGTATGTTACCAGTAAAGTGCTAGCTGAACACTTGAAATGCTCAGATCGAACTGTAAGAACATATATCAAATCTTTATTGTCTTTTGTTACTGAGGAAGAAAATATTAATATTATCTCTAAACAAGGATACGGTTATAAGTTAGACCTGACTGAAGAATCAGCTTATCTAAATTTAGTTTCTGATAATAATATTCAAGTTGGTACGGATAACATTGATATCAACGATCGTCATAATTTCATCATCAATAAATTAATTTTCGAACAAGAGGATGTTTTCTTTGAAGATTTAATGGATCAGTTATACGTTAGTCGATCGACTTTATCATCAGATTTTAAAAAAATAAGAAATGAATTCGCTCGTTATCAATTAACAATTGAAAGTCGAGCAAATAAAGGTGTCTATGTTAGTGGCGCTGAGCATAATAAGCGCCACTTTATTATGGACTATTTTTACAGTGGGCATTTCTTAAAGAATATTCATCAGTATATTGGTGATGACTTCTTTAAACTACCAATTAGTTTTGAAGAATTAACCATTATTGTACTTGACGAATGCCGGAGCCAATATCTAAAATTGTCTGATTTTGTAATTCAGAATCTGATAGTTCATATTGCTTTAGCCATTTCCAGAGTAAAAGATGGATTCCAAATTTCTGAATTAATTATTGACAATGAAAAATTCAAAAAGGAAATTGGTGTTGCTACAAATATTATTAATCGAATAAATCGAGTGACTGGAACTGATTTTCCAGATGAAGAAATAAATTACATTGCTCTTCATTTAATTTCAGAAAGTATTAATTCATCACATTCAGATGATTTAGAAATAATTAGTTTAAGACAAGATTTGATAGACGCAGCAAATGATATTGATTTGCACTATGGTTATCAATTTACTCAAGATTTCACCTTCCTAGAAGGTTTATTGAAACACTTAGAAGTCTTATTAGAACGTGTGAGAAACGGGGTTCGTCTGGATAATCCTTTATTAGAAGATATCCAAAAACAATATAAAGAAGCCTTTCTTGTCTCAAGAAGTTTAATGAGTCATCTAAGATATTTTAAAGATTTTTCCTTATCAGATGATGAAATTGCTTACGTTTCTCTCCATATACTAGCGGGAATTGAACGGTTTCATCAAAATAATAAACTAAATGCTCTAGTTATTTGTGCTACCGGATATGGAAGTGCTCAGATGCTTAGAATGCGTTTGGAAAATGAACTTGGTAGACAATTGAACATTGCTAATTTAGTTGGCTATTATGATATTACTGATGAGAATTTAGAAGGTATTGATGTCATAATTTCAACAATTGACTTAACTAATCTGGTGTTCTCTATCCCAGTCTTTACAGTTAGTGTCTTTCTTAAAGATGAAGAAGTGAAGGAATTAAAAAAACACTTTATCAGTATAGAAAGCAAACAGCATGGTCGTGGAGCTGAAAGTAATCAATTAGAAATAAACGAAATTTTTGATCATCATTTTTCTGAAGATGCTTTTATGATTTTGCATGACTGTGACAAAAAAACAGTACTTGAAAAATTAGTAGGAGCAATGGATAGTAAAGATATCGAGAATTATCAAATCTCGATGAGAGAATTAATTGCAAATCGTGAATCGATGAGTACGGTTATTTTCGATCAAGACATAGCTGTTCCACATCCCTTGAAATCATTAGACAGAGAAGCAAAAATTGGAATTGCGGTGATTCCGGAAGGAATTTACTGGGAGGAAGGATTTGAAAAAATCAAATTTGTTTTCTTAGTTTCACCTTCGATTTATAAAAACGATGGTTTAGCAGAAATGACTAAATTAATTGTTAATTTAACGGAAAATCCACAAACTAAACAAGAATTGCTTGAATGTCATGATTTCGACTGCTTTAAGAAAATATTATTAACATTAAAATAG
- a CDS encoding 6-phospho-beta-glucosidase yields the protein MSKLPDSFLWGGAVAAHQLEGGWQEGGKGPSVADVMTSGRHGVPREITAGVLDGKYYPNHDAIDFYHRYKEDVKLFAEMGFKCFRTSIAWTRIFPNGDELEPNEEGLQFYDDLFDECLKYGIEPVITLSHFELPYHLVTEYGGFTNRKVIDFFVRFAETVFTRYKDKVKYWMTFNEINNQANYMEDFAPFTNSGIVYKEGDDREAIMYQAAHYELVAAARATKIGHEINPDFEIGCMIAMCPIYPATCKPADILMAQKAMQKRYYFTDVHVHGYYPNHILNYWERKGISVDFTEEDKKDLMAGTVDYIGFSYYMSFAIDSHRPNNPHYDYMETEDLVKNDYVKASDWGWQIDPEGLRYSLNWFTDMYHLPLFIVENGFGAIDQLEPDGMVHDDYRIDYLGAHIKEMIKAVDEDGVDLMGYTPWGCIDLVSASTGEMRKRYGFIYVDKDDQGNGTNNRSPKLSFNWYKKVIASNGESL from the coding sequence ATGTCGAAATTACCAGATAGCTTTTTATGGGGTGGGGCAGTTGCTGCTCACCAACTCGAAGGAGGGTGGCAAGAAGGTGGTAAAGGACCTAGTGTAGCGGATGTGATGACTTCTGGCCGCCATGGTGTTCCTCGTGAAATTACTGCCGGAGTTTTAGATGGCAAGTATTATCCAAACCATGATGCTATTGATTTTTATCATCGCTATAAAGAGGATGTTAAACTTTTTGCTGAAATGGGCTTTAAATGTTTCCGTACTTCAATTGCTTGGACTCGTATTTTCCCAAATGGAGATGAATTGGAGCCAAATGAAGAAGGACTTCAATTTTATGATGATTTATTTGACGAATGTTTAAAATATGGCATTGAACCTGTTATTACACTTTCCCATTTTGAATTACCTTATCATTTAGTTACTGAGTATGGTGGCTTCACTAACCGTAAAGTGATTGACTTCTTTGTTCGTTTTGCAGAAACAGTATTTACTCGTTACAAAGACAAAGTTAAATATTGGATGACTTTTAATGAAATCAATAATCAAGCCAACTACATGGAGGATTTTGCACCATTTACTAACTCAGGAATTGTGTACAAAGAAGGAGATGACCGTGAAGCAATTATGTATCAGGCAGCTCATTATGAGCTTGTAGCTGCGGCGCGTGCGACAAAAATCGGTCACGAAATCAATCCTGATTTTGAAATTGGTTGTATGATTGCCATGTGTCCAATCTATCCAGCGACTTGTAAACCAGCCGATATCTTAATGGCTCAGAAAGCGATGCAAAAACGCTATTACTTTACTGATGTCCATGTCCATGGCTATTACCCAAATCACATTTTGAATTATTGGGAACGTAAAGGGATTTCGGTTGACTTCACTGAAGAAGACAAAAAGGATCTTATGGCAGGAACTGTTGACTATATTGGATTCTCTTACTACATGTCATTTGCTATTGACTCTCATCGTCCAAATAATCCACATTATGACTATATGGAAACAGAAGATTTAGTTAAAAATGATTATGTAAAAGCTTCGGACTGGGGTTGGCAAATTGACCCAGAAGGGCTCCGCTATTCATTAAACTGGTTTACAGACATGTATCACCTTCCTTTATTTATTGTTGAGAATGGCTTTGGCGCAATAGATCAATTGGAACCTGATGGCATGGTTCATGATGACTATCGGATTGATTACTTAGGTGCCCATATTAAAGAAATGATTAAAGCTGTTGATGAAGATGGCGTTGATTTAATGGGGTACACACCTTGGGGCTGTATTGACCTGGTTTCAGCTAGCACTGGTGAAATGCGTAAACGTTATGGATTTATCTATGTAGATAAAGATGATCAAGGAAACGGTACTAATAATCGCTCACCTAAATTATCATTTAATTGGTATAAAAAAGTGATTGCAAGTAACGGCGAAAGTTTGTAA
- the celB gene encoding PTS cellobiose transporter subunit IIC: MFEILEKYLMGPMGKVSTWRPVRAIVAAGMASIPLTIVGSAFLVLGVLPQAFPFLAGIWAGSFDKFAALTLLAYKCSMGILTLYFALVIGYEYTKIYAEEDGVNLNPLNGGILSVFAFFMTIPELTFTKGNMTLVATETTINGWTVGGDSLARLSTSGLFTGILMAILAVQLYRLCVVKNWVVKMPEAVPEGVARSFTALIPAFVVAITVIFINGAFIMMGTDIYKVIAIPFGFVKNITNSIGGIIVIYFLVHALWLVGIHGANIVMGLVNPILLANMAENVNGAHFAFAGEFTNAYVTIGGSGATLGVCIFMALLAKSEQLKMLGRAAIGSSIFNINEPLIFGLPIVYNPILAIPFICAPVVTAVLAYVVVNLNIVKEAIVQTPWPTPGGFGAFIGSGGDIKAAILSIVCIAVAFLIWLPFIKYYDNKLVAEEQAVAAEAATVA, translated from the coding sequence ATGTTTGAAATTTTAGAGAAGTACCTCATGGGGCCAATGGGGAAAGTATCAACTTGGCGTCCTGTACGTGCGATTGTAGCTGCTGGGATGGCAAGTATCCCACTTACTATCGTCGGTTCAGCATTCTTGGTTTTGGGAGTACTCCCACAAGCCTTTCCGTTTTTAGCAGGTATTTGGGCAGGCTCATTTGATAAATTTGCAGCTTTAACATTACTAGCTTATAAATGTTCAATGGGGATTTTAACCCTTTACTTCGCATTAGTTATTGGTTATGAATATACTAAGATTTATGCTGAAGAAGATGGGGTTAACTTAAACCCACTTAATGGTGGTATTCTTTCTGTATTTGCTTTCTTCATGACTATTCCTGAATTAACTTTCACAAAAGGAAATATGACTTTAGTTGCAACAGAAACAACTATCAATGGTTGGACTGTAGGAGGCGACAGCTTAGCTCGTTTGTCAACATCAGGTCTATTTACTGGTATCTTGATGGCAATCCTTGCTGTTCAATTATACCGTCTCTGTGTTGTTAAAAACTGGGTTGTTAAAATGCCAGAAGCTGTTCCAGAAGGTGTTGCTCGTTCATTTACAGCCTTGATTCCTGCATTTGTAGTTGCAATTACAGTTATCTTCATCAATGGTGCTTTCATCATGATGGGTACAGATATCTATAAAGTTATCGCTATCCCATTTGGTTTCGTTAAAAATATTACCAATTCAATTGGTGGTATCATCGTAATCTACTTCCTAGTTCACGCATTGTGGTTAGTTGGTATCCACGGTGCAAACATCGTTATGGGCCTTGTTAACCCAATTCTTCTTGCTAACATGGCTGAAAACGTAAATGGTGCACACTTTGCCTTTGCTGGTGAGTTCACTAATGCCTATGTTACAATTGGTGGTTCAGGGGCAACTCTTGGTGTGTGTATCTTCATGGCACTACTTGCTAAATCTGAACAATTGAAAATGCTTGGTCGTGCGGCTATCGGTTCATCTATCTTCAACATTAATGAACCACTTATCTTTGGTCTTCCAATCGTTTATAACCCAATCTTAGCTATTCCATTTATCTGTGCTCCAGTAGTTACAGCGGTTCTAGCTTATGTTGTTGTTAACTTAAACATTGTTAAAGAAGCAATCGTTCAAACTCCATGGCCAACACCTGGTGGATTCGGTGCCTTCATCGGTTCTGGTGGTGACATTAAAGCTGCTATTCTTTCTATAGTATGTATTGCTGTTGCTTTCTTAATCTGGTTACCATTCATCAAATATTATGACAATAAGCTTGTTGCTGAAGAACAAGCAGTAGCTGCAGAAGCTGCTACAGTAGCATAA
- a CDS encoding CPBP family intramembrane glutamic endopeptidase, translating to MKQIFKSIGFALLMVIFPTIAGVLIQLKHITDPTKVYMVEAFCFFIAVVVGYLIYRKIKKHYFFASSPKIKLYYLPIILIEICTLIAIPKFDHPATYFLVLLAFTIFVGISEELFFRAIILRLLSTKSITFGIMGSSLLFGLLHMANLAGGSSIIYVCFQIVFAFLFGLVAAYIVVIEKSLLTVIIWHAIHDYFGIITGNEIDTLAIIIVITQCLILLAYAIYLHRISYGKLPSIEKK from the coding sequence ATGAAACAAATTTTTAAGAGTATTGGCTTCGCCCTATTGATGGTAATATTTCCAACAATTGCAGGTGTTCTAATTCAACTCAAACATATTACTGACCCAACTAAAGTTTATATGGTAGAAGCTTTTTGTTTTTTCATCGCAGTAGTTGTAGGCTATTTAATCTACCGTAAGATAAAAAAGCATTATTTTTTTGCTAGCTCACCGAAAATTAAATTATATTATTTACCTATCATTTTAATTGAAATCTGTACATTAATTGCGATACCCAAGTTTGACCATCCCGCAACTTATTTTTTAGTCCTATTAGCTTTTACTATTTTTGTTGGAATCAGTGAGGAACTCTTTTTTAGAGCAATTATCCTACGGCTACTATCAACTAAAAGTATTACTTTTGGAATAATGGGTTCCAGTCTTTTATTTGGACTACTCCACATGGCTAATTTAGCAGGTGGGAGCAGTATCATTTATGTTTGTTTTCAGATTGTCTTTGCCTTCTTATTTGGACTTGTAGCAGCCTATATTGTTGTTATTGAAAAGAGTCTACTGACGGTAATTATCTGGCATGCTATTCATGATTACTTTGGCATTATCACAGGAAACGAGATTGATACACTAGCAATTATTATTGTTATTACACAGTGTCTAATTT
- a CDS encoding TetR/AcrR family transcriptional regulator, with the protein MRGPKQKYSKQLLLEKGLAYVNEFGMSNLSFRKFATYIGCSTQPIISSFGNLETLILELGIAIERFYDDYTSQFVKEEKDSFLTVGLAYISFANEYSNYFHSLFLMDYFKKESFSAFFTDEESQSFVRDLAHTLNLSETVALKLLRNMWLTTHGIATFAYTNQVDLDHSEIEEILQQNFQGLLSVLK; encoded by the coding sequence ATGAGAGGACCAAAACAGAAATATAGTAAGCAGTTACTTCTAGAAAAAGGGTTGGCGTATGTAAATGAATTTGGGATGTCAAATTTGAGTTTCAGGAAATTTGCGACCTATATTGGCTGCTCTACTCAGCCAATTATCTCATCATTTGGAAATCTGGAAACATTGATATTGGAACTAGGAATTGCTATTGAAAGATTCTATGATGACTATACCTCACAATTCGTTAAAGAAGAAAAGGATAGTTTTCTAACTGTAGGGTTGGCATATATCTCTTTTGCCAATGAGTATTCCAATTATTTTCATTCTTTGTTTTTAATGGACTATTTTAAAAAGGAAAGTTTTAGTGCATTTTTTACGGATGAAGAGAGTCAATCATTCGTTAGAGATTTAGCTCATACCTTAAATCTATCAGAAACTGTAGCTCTAAAATTACTACGTAATATGTGGTTAACGACACATGGAATTGCAACATTTGCATATACTAACCAAGTAGATCTTGATCATTCAGAAATTGAAGAAATACTTCAACAAAATTTTCAAGGCTTGCTTTCAGTTCTGAAATAA
- a CDS encoding PTS cellobiose transporter subunit IIB, protein MTKALIICAGGMSSSLIAKKTQTLLAEQGVEVEMNAVGVPEGGKLISSSAYDLYLVSPQTKMHFKQFADAGAKVNKPVVQIPPQAYIPIPMGIEKMATLVKENI, encoded by the coding sequence ATGACTAAAGCGTTAATTATCTGTGCCGGAGGCATGTCATCATCACTAATTGCTAAAAAAACTCAAACTCTACTTGCTGAACAAGGAGTTGAAGTGGAAATGAATGCTGTTGGTGTTCCTGAAGGTGGGAAATTAATTTCATCATCTGCTTATGACTTATACCTAGTAAGTCCACAAACAAAAATGCACTTCAAACAATTTGCTGATGCTGGTGCTAAAGTTAACAAACCAGTTGTTCAAATTCCACCACAAGCTTACATTCCAATTCCAATGGGAATTGAAAAAATGGCAACTCTTGTAAAGGAAAATATCTAA